The following coding sequences are from one Capsicum annuum cultivar UCD-10X-F1 chromosome 3, UCD10Xv1.1, whole genome shotgun sequence window:
- the LOC107865729 gene encoding 60S ribosomal protein L19-1-like: protein MDEKDESPYAAHKGAKDERMRVLMRLLRKYMVSKKIDKHMYHDMYMKVKGNVFKNKHVLMESIRNTKVEKTREKTLSDQFEARRTKNKASRERKFARREERLAKGPGERPVQLAVAAAATTQA, encoded by the exons ATGGATGAGAAGGATGAGAGTCCTTATGCGGCCCACAAAGGTGCTAAGGATGAGAGGATGAGAGTCCTTATGCGGTTGCTTCGCAAATACATGGTGTCTAAGAAGATTGACAAGCACATGTACCATGACATGTACATGAAG GTAAAAGGTAATGTCTTCAAGAACAAGCATGTGCTAATGGAGAGTATTCGCAATACAAAGGTTGAAAAGACTAGGGAGAAGACTTTGTCGGACCAATTTGAAGCTAGGAGGACAAAGAACAAAGCAAGTAGGGAAAGAAAGTTTGCAAGGAGGGAGGAGCGTTTGGCTAAGGGACCAGGGGAGAGGCCAGTACAACTTGCAGTAGCGGCTGCGGCCACCACCCAAGCCTAG
- the LOC107866595 gene encoding uncharacterized protein LOC107866595 produces the protein MARFAIEHSFNYYAKRSVKKSYILRCRSEDYVWTFKASSWKVVLPPKYKRQPGRPKKNMHKKSSLTMTSSSNCCGRCGYEGSQQAHLQILSKEGVTNVVY, from the exons ATGGCGCGGTTTGCAATTGAGCATTCTTTTAATTACTATGCCAAAAGATCGGTTAAGAAAAG TTATATCTTACGATGCCGTTCAGAGGATTATGTTTGGACATTTAAAGCATCATCTTGGAAAGTTGTGTTGCCACCTAAATACAAACGTCAACCTGGAAGGCCAAAGAAAAACATGCACAAGAAATCAAGTTTAACAATGACATCGAGCAGTAATTGTTGCGGGAGATGTGGTTATGAAGGGTCACAACAGGCTCACTTGCAAATTCTTTCCAAAGAAGGAGTGACAAATGTAGTTTACtaa